aataaaaatagtagaaagaaatagaaaaatggagAGAGATAGATCAGAGAATTTAGGAAGGGAGTTtagtaattttgaaaaaaaaatattttctctcaattttaataaaagagtgttatgtgacacatttgattattaaattagatagtaatatatgatacataatataggtatatttcaatttcaattttaatattttaattttaattttaatgtaattaaagaatgtcatgttgcatattttgattgtcaaattagtaattagtcattgatattgataatgatatataaaatagttaaagtggttgaaggaatgagagaaatagagaaaagaagagagaggaggggagaactctttaattttagaggaaaagatttaatttcaattgcAATGAGAGAGTGACATGTGGCACATTTTGGTTATAAAATTAGTAAAGAGAAGGgaagaattctttaattttggagaaaaagatttaatttcaattacaatgagagagtgacatgtgatatattttgattgtaaaATTAGCAAGGAGGAGAggagaattctttaattttagagaaaaatatttaattttaattataataaaaaagtgaCATGTGACATATTTTAGCTGTAAAATTAGAGATATATAATAGATATCTAAAAAGTTTATAGTTTGATCATTGATAAattttgaaagtaaaaaaaaagtataaaactaataaaaaagaataccaatataaaaattaaacaaacacaaaaaaaaatgtatttaagtgaaaatgttaaaaatataattatttatattaactctttttattcacttaaatttttgaaaaaagcgGTTTGTATGACAATTTGAAAAGCAAATGTTGGAAAAGTTTCCTCTCAAATGCTAACCATTGATTGAAGAATTTTGTGCCGTGGGTTGAAGGCTAAGTATACATCTATCTATATATAGGCAAGTACATATGTAATGAGAATGGTTTGTTCACTCACCAATTAAAAAGGGTATATCGTATTTCACTATTTAATTAATGGGTAGATTAATACCGTGTTATGCTTCGAATACTATGAATTAAAAAGAAGCTTGTAAGAAATTATACTTTACAGACTTTACTTCTTCTTGTTGCATTATTATTGCTTTGAATACTATCAATTATGGTAGATATGATAGAGGTTCGCAACAGTATTACCGTCAACGAAGATTGCAGCATGAGTTTCACTAAGGAATGATCTCTTAGTCGCTgtaaattaactttttaaaattattttttatgttaattaaattttcaattttcaatctcAATAATTGGCTTATGAAATGAGAGATGTCTCATTTTTATAAATTACCTAGAGATTTCATCTTCAATAAATGTAGAATTTATAATACATTTTTGTTAcacctaaaaaataattatttaaaatataaatatttgcaGGTGAGTAACTTAATAACATTAGATCGGATAGACTCTAATATCATATTGAAATTGATAAAATTGAGTGGATCGAACTCAACTCCAAAAAATtaacttataaataaaatatgtttaacacttataaattatttaaagacgTTATTCTTaatagatataaaatttataataaatctTAATCTTATtgtaaattctaaatttaaaaaaataaaaaaatattttatgataattgaaattaattaatattcactgattaaaaattaattctctATTCTGTTTATTCTTATAGAATTTCTAAATTGTTGATATATAGTTCTTATTGCCTTGTCTCTGATACTAATATAATATAGATGGTGTGCTTTAacaactttttcttcttttaagaaATCATACATTACTAATTATTAAGCAATTAAAGGGACAAAAATAAACCGGTACTCATATAATAAGTCATTACTACGTACTCATAATGGATGtagattatttaaattaaagttaagATAAATAGTTATAAGATAAAGAAGGTCACCTTCGCATAAATATAagttaaaacataaattaaaaatatacaaattataattgTAGGTGACATATATAACTGCAATtgagaatttttctttttctatgttttatGTAATATTAAACTAAAAGTAACTTTAATTGTAGCACTAATGGtagaaaaatttgtaatgttctaatgatttaggtaaatacatatatatacacaaattttaaataaaatattttacatatttaataataatttgaaattaaagaaaatattttattccatctaaaacaattaaaaaatatattttattctatacaaaataatttttaaaaaatagtttaaaagatgttatgaatactataaaaatttgtaatattctagtgatttaggtaaatatataataaaaatatattttctttaattaattcactacaaaaaaaaaggcctatggccacacttttttttgctatgctttaaaagtgtggccaaaAGTAGGCTACGGCCACGCTTATGTGTGGGTGGCGTTTGAATAGAGATTTTGCCACGCTTATTTTTactacgctttaaaagcgtgccgAAATCtctctatggccacgcttttatgagGGTGGCAGTTGATGTGAGATTTAACCACGTTTTTTCTGTCACgcttataaagcgtagccataGAGAGAttttggcacgctttaaaagcgtggcaataggATTTGTTATTGTGGCGTTTTAGAAGCGTAGCCGTTTCCTACAAGCCTTTtggcacgcttcaaaagcgtggccaaaaggttccctcagaaaaaaaaaattaaagaagctcGAATTAACAAAAACGCTCCAGATAGCTAGAGATAGATCAATTCTTCGTGATTCTAACACTTAGAGAAAAAAAGCTAACTCCTTCTACCCTAACTCCTCCTTCGAAAGCCCCAATGGCAACCACCAATCTCCTCCTTCTTTGTGCCTCACCGCTTCCCCCTCCGAAACCACCAACCACCAATTTTTTCGCCTTAACCCTTCTTCAAAAGCCCTAACCCCTGCCCTCACCGCGACGACAACACTTCAACGAAGAACGACGAAGCCCTCCCTTCCGCGCTGCCGCTCGCTTCCTGCTTCTTCGCTTCCGTGAAGAACGACGAAGCCCTCTTTTCCGTGCTGCCGCCTGCTTCCTGGTTCTTCGCTTCCGTGAAGAACGACGAAGTCCTCCCTTCCTGCTTCTTCGCTTCCATGAAGAACGACGAAGCCCTAACATCTGACGAGGTGGAAAAGCGCCATTTCCAGCTTCGAATAAGGCTGTAGGTTTCTCCTCCGTTTGTTTTTCTGTAGTCAGATTCATGAGAATGACTCTAAGTTTTCagtcttttttttattgttcattGTTTTGATTCTCATGCATTTCTTCAGGAGAAGGTGAGGAACCCGTTAGTCGAGAACCATCCTAAGCAGTTCGGGATCAGAGGagcagaggaagaagaggatcCTCAAGCAGAGGTTGAAGGCTCCACCAGCTTTGAACTAGTTCACCAAGACCCTTGACAAGAACCTAGGTGCGTAAATAAGTATCTccattttatttcatttgccCTGTTTTATGTTTGTGTAATGCTTCAAGTGTAGTAATATTTCCCTCTTATGGCAATTAGATGATGCTTCTGAtcactttatttttctatctaaCTGCATTTAACTTCCTCTTTGCAATTTCACCTTTTGGAAATGATATCAGTTTCAGAAAAGGAAAGGGAAGCTTGAAAGCTAAACATGTATATGGTGAATGTTTTGAAGTTGTAGCTTCATTTCTGAGAGAAAGAGTGCATCCTGTTGATCTTGTTGGTGGTGTTATTTGTTGACTGAAATTTTAAGAATGTAATAGACTTCTCAAAGttttataaaaactattttttcacaatttttgGATGTCTAGATTGAGAGCAGAAATTTATGAAAATTATTGTCATTTCTACAATAAATACTGTTGAATTCGGTTCAAACTCTAAATGATCATTTTGAGTTTTAGAGACTTCTAACTCTTATTAACTCTTGATTCTACCTTATTTTAGTTACTTAAACTTGTCTAGCTTAGTGTCACAGCCCCAAGAGCTAAGCTCTTGCCATTATGAAAAGCTAAACATATATATTAGTTTCACTATGATGCATTATTCTTTCATTACTTATATGCCAAAACTTTAGTGTGTTTGATGTATTATCTTGCTGTCACTTTAAATAAGAATTGAACGCATATAGAGTTATTAGTCAAGAGCATTTTTTTTCTACTTTATTAACTCATTTGGGTATTAATTACTATGCATCATTTGGAAAAGAAAGGGCACTGGTTTCAAACCCAATACATAAGACCATCTGaaatttgaaaaggaaaataaCACATAAAATTTGAGTTTGTTTTAAAGTTGGGAACAATTTGTTATGCTTAAGAAAGGGAATCAAGTGCGGGTGGGCTTATATATTGTGAAGTAAGTGTTCAAAAGACCTCTTTGCCTCAGAATGCAATATATTGTGGCTTACTCTCCTTCTAGCATTAGATACCTAGCAACAGTAGCAGAAAATTAAAGGTcacttataattttttgtgcATAAGCAACCAAGATCAAAATCAgccaaaagattttaaaattctgcATTGGAATCAGGGTTGGTTGTACAGctgatttatattttatttctgcAGGGGAAGCTATTTTGTTcctaattttgtttatttttctattttatgtcAGTAAAAGAGTTAGAATGAGTGCGAAAATGGTATTTCTTGTGAATGATTGAGCTTCTTTTATTTCCCCAGCTGTTAAGACAAGAAGTTAAAATAAATGAACATGAAAATTTAGTTTCCAAGTTTATTTGCTTTTAGTTTTTGGATGTTTACTACCCTTGTTTTTTGgtagtttttcttgtttctcaCTCTGGTCTCATTTGTTTCAGTTTCACCCAAGGCACCTAAACTAAAGCCAATAGCAGGTTTGTCAATTCCATTTTGTTGGATAAGAGAAACAAAGCCCTGGTTCTTGGTCTTTAATTGAGCCAAGTTCATTCAAAGTCAGAGGAAAAAACTGCTTTAGGTTGGTACaaaatacttatttttgtaTACACCCCATTTTGGGGGGATTAATAATTAACCTTTGGGTTATGATCACCCTCATGTTGAGGATATCatgacaaaaacaaaatttttcattattgataGTGCTAGAATTCATTGTTGCTTGGACTTGGTTGGCAGGgacaagaagaaaaaatttgcgCCAACCAATGCTGCTTTCTATTCCCTTGGAGCAGACCTCTTTCTgtctcagctaaaaactgaacATATTGCGCGCTGTTTAGGAGTTCCTTCTATCAGCATACCTGGGGATGTTCCTTCTATTCTCATTGTAAATATTCATGTAGTTGCATATTTCCTAGTCTAGATTGAACTTCAACTGAGAATTTCTTATCTTACATTATTGGGGTGCAAATTTTATGTTCGACATCTGAATATTAGTTTATTCACGTCTGTATATGCACGACAATTTTTCATACTCTTGTATGATTTGCCCTGAAATTGTGTGCTGTTCAACGAAAAAAGGAATGAGTCTTGACATGTATTTTAAGGTACATGGGATAAATTtggaagatgaagaagatgagGAAGATGAGGAAGATGAGCTTAATGATGCTGCAAATGATGAGGGTAATGGAGGACAAGCTAGTAATGAAGGTGcttttcttgttttaccttattGTCAAAATATAGCTTGTATTACTTCTAAGTTGATTTGAGTTTAAAATTCTGTTATTTTAATCGGACTTAGGcacaataaagaagaaaactcGTGGAAAGACTATGTGCAAAAAGTTTCATGCCACTGATTTTAATGATCGACGGGAGGTGAAATTTTTTGGAGGGCAGCCTATAGGTCCAACCAAGGAGGTTGTATCTAACCTCAACCAACTCTTGGGCACAACAGTTAGAAATCCTCGTTTTGTGACTTTGCTATATACTAGTTGGCATGGTGTGTCTAAAAACCTCAAAGAGGACATGTGGGAGTATGCCAATGTATGTAAGAATTATAGATAATTTTGTTAAGATTTATTTGTTACTTTATTTATACTAACCTTTGACATTCTAATTTGTTGTCTTGTTTAGCAAAAAATTCATTCTTCCAATAACTTCAAAGCCGTGGGTAATGAACAGATTTTGTCGTGCATGGAAAAAATACAAAGGCGAAATAAAAAAGGAACATTTCTTGAAGTACAATACAAAAACAAGAAATGATAAAGAACCGACCGTTAGAGATCCCTGAGGTTCAATTTCACAAACTAATTCGGTATTGGAGTCTTCCGACTGTTAAGGTAATATTGTCTTTTAGTTCTTTATGTGATTAAATTTGGTGTTTTGGAAAAAGGTagtgtgattttgaaaaaacaagaaaacatgtTTATTAAGAATAATGACATCTCTTTTTCATGTTTATATTTAGGTTGTATCTACTAAGAATGCTGAAAATAGGTCAAAGCAAACATGTCCTCACCGAATGGGTTCCATAAATTTTGGAATAGTGCGCAAGCAGCTGGTAATATAActtatttttgtgatttatcaTTTATATTCAGGTTGTAGTTTTCTAGTTAGCATGCTTCATGTAAATTGTTCTATATGTACTCTAGCGCGACTCTAAAGAGAACAGTGAAGAACCATCAAGAGTTGAAGTTTTCATAGCAACTCGCACaagtaaaaaaggaaaagaaattaatgCTAAAACGCAAAGCACAATTGTGAGTtgtttgtatttgtatttgGATTTGTACAATATTAATTCTATAGTGATTTCTATTAATATTGAGTTAATGCGGCAGGCTGAACTTCAAACCCGCATAGAGGCAGGGGAAAATGATGAGGATGCATTTATAGGAGTGTTAGGAAATGACCAACCAGGTCGAGTTCGTTGTTTTGGGGCTTCGATTACAAAAAGCTCTCTTAAAAAGGATGAGGAGATTCAACAAGTCAAGGTTGAATACAACAAGAAGGTTGAATCATTAGAGAAGAAGATGGATGGTGTATGTAGTTTATTAAAGGTATTGGTGCACCAAGTCAACCCTGGAATGAGTGAGGAAGAGGTAGCAGCCTTAGTGCAAGCTGCCCAAAATTTTCCTTTGGATGCCTCAAGTAGCAGACCGAGAAATACTCCTCGCTCCTCCGAATCAACTCATATTCCTCCCAAAGATGTAAGTCACTATCTTTGGATATTCGATATATTTCCATTTAAAGTAGTTGacttattgttgttgttgattttggACATTTGATAGTGAGATAAAAGATTCTAAATGGTGCTAATGGTGTTGAATTGGAATCTGAATTCAAAGTTGTTGACTTTTTAGTAATGTTTTGTTTTGTATCTAGTGTGGCATTGAATCTCAATTTTGGAAAACACGAGAAATCTTTGAAGATTTGCATTTTTTCCTAATCAAAttggaaaaaggaaaagaaaagaaaccataattgaattttaatgtttttgtttgttttgatttttgcaGACTCCAGAAGGAATTAATGGCTCTCATGGTATATCTCATTTTGCTTGATTTATTTATTGGAGATCGGTTATAGAATTAATCCATATGCAATTTGTATTGATTCTCCAGTTGCTAGTATAAATTGTGCATGCATGTGACTGCAGGTGCAGTATAGGGCTACAAAAATGGTTAATTTGGTTGTGAAATATATTAGGAGTTAGGGTGATACATGCCATTGTTGAGAAACATGTGACTgttgcagaaaaaaaaaaggaggggAGGGGGCAGTTTGATTGTTAGCTTCCTAGCTATATTAGTACCCTTTcccttttttgaaaactttaagaacaaaaaaagtATACTGGCTTTCAATGAAAGAAAAGACTTTGCTGGTTACAATTATTGTACAACCATAACATTCATTTATTGATAATATATGTCTCCATTTTTTGGTTTGGTATAAGATGCACTAACacaacaatatttaaaattatgcaGGGAAGTGCTGAAAACAGTTTCGCTCACAATGATGATCAGTAATCATGaagttttatattttgtaatgaAGTGTAAAGGAAGTAGATAATGTAACCCATGTTGGAATTGTAATTCATGTATTAGGAAACTGCTAGTGGACGAGACTTtgatttttggtattttgttaGAGTATAACTAACATGTGATTAAACACTTTTTCTGTGACAAGTTTATGAAGCAAGGATTTGTTGATTTAAAATTAGTAgtcatcttttaaattttaaaattatctataattTTGTAAGGTTTATAAAAAAAGTAGTGCCAATAGGTACTGAACTATTTTacagccacgctttaaaagGGTGACCATATTGTACAACAGCAATCAATAGCCACGCTTTATAAGCGTCGCTGTAATTTAGTTCAGAACCTATTGGCACGCTTATAAAGCGTACCCATATCTCTACTTGTTGCCACGCTTTGGAAGCGTGGCGATATATGTTGCACTGCGCATGAacagccacgctttaaaagtgtAGTTGTATCTCACACCTATTGGCACGCTTATAAAGCGTTGACGAATGAATTCATCCGAGAGCattagtctcccgagtcgttctcccttggaattgccaaaatgtgcatcttattgatttaGTAAGCCTTGTTGGAATTCTTTGAAAGTTTAGCAAAGTAAtgagaaacaaacaatcaattatcaaaagacttggcttagggttggcattagaaattctatcctTATAATCCATGCAATGTTGACaacaattaggccttgcttcatttagttatcccctaagtatagaataaaatcaaatgaaaacaatcaacttgagtcacaagtcctagcttcacctcatgggaatctagctttagtgcactccaagccaactagcaatccttaattccaaatcaactaTTGATATAACTATTCAACTTCTTCCAATgaccaaaccctatgccaagtgtAAAAATTCTACTCATAGCTAGtgttgacattttatcaaacatgtggTGGGCAAAAAGGAAAGTCATagtaaaatgagaagaaaaaaaatagaattgaaagtATTGCAACAcaagaatctaacaacaagccTCAAGAGTAGCAATAGAAAGCAAATTCTCAAAGAgttaacaaaattcaaaattacaaCATTGAATTCTAGATCTATGAGAGTTGATCAATTACAACTACTTGAAATTGGAGAAGAAAAATCTATGACATGAATAAAATGGAGTGAGATTTgtaatggatctcaccaaaatgattgagaattcagaaattgggtgaagatgaaccctagtgaaaagcttgggaccttttcctcttcttctctccccaaaaaatgaaaactaactcTCCTCCCAAAATATCTAATATCTAGCAAAATGAACTAAGTCCCTTTTACCCTTGCTCCCTTAGTCTTTTAAGGCATTTCCCGCCAAGGCATTTCCCCAAAAGTGGGATTCTTAACTACCTCCACACCTAAGTCACGTGACTTCTTAAAAAAACACATTCGCaaatcggcgcgcacgcgcaggGTACGCGTATGCGCTGTTGAGGCGTCTTGTAATGTGCGCGGAGGCgtgatgtacgcgtgcgcgtcgatgaggATCCTGGCTTAGCCGCTACTCAAGCCGGCCCGTGGCTTGGCTCTTAGTCTCGGCTTCACGTTGCTCTTATCCGCGCGGGcgcgccaagtgcgcgcacgcgcctaTGCGGAAATTTCCAAAGCTCAATtctcatgcttccttcctttgcacccgtcttccttctcttttcctgtccattcctactctatatcctgaaaccacttaacacacaggtcacggcatcgaatggtatcaagagaagattagaaatgtatctattttagtgcaaaataagcatgttttcattcacGAGGCAAAACTAGGAAAGGAATGCAAACTCTTATATTCTCATATAGAAAGTGTGtggaatcattgataaaacccctgaaatcagcacaagataaaccctcaaaatggggtttgtcaagcGTAGCCATATGTCTTGctattggcacgctttaaaagtgtAGCTGTATCTCACACCTATTGGCACGCTTTTAAATCGTAGCCATATGTCTTGCTATTGGCACGCTTTTAAAGAGTAACTATATGGTATGctattggcacgctttaaaagcgtagccatatctTGCTATTGGCacactttaaaagcgtagcaATAGTTCACacatatggccacgcttttaaagcgtggcgatctttaaaagcgtggcaagaaaaaaagcgtgccaataggtcacgaaaagcgtggcgatagagcaACCGGCACCCTTGCAGTTGTGACCCTTTCAAAAGCGTGCCAGTAgctcaaaaagcgtggcgaaaagctatcaccacgctttaaaagcgtagcaaaaagcttgttttcttgtagtgatttctaaattattatcgactatgt
The Arachis duranensis cultivar V14167 chromosome 5, aradu.V14167.gnm2.J7QH, whole genome shotgun sequence genome window above contains:
- the LOC107490888 gene encoding uncharacterized protein LOC107490888; translated protein: MSLDMYFKVHGINLEDEEDEEDEEDELNDAANDEGNGGQASNEGTIKKKTRGKTMCKKFHATDFNDRREVKFFGGQPIGPTKEVVSNLNQLLGTTVRNPRFVTLLYTSWHGVSKNLKEDMWEYANVVSTKNAENRSKQTCPHRMGSINFGIVRKQLRDSKENSEEPSRVEVFIATRTSKKGKEINAKTQSTIAELQTRIEAGENDEDAFIGVLGNDQPGRVRCFGASITKSSLKKDEEIQQVKVEYNKKVESLEKKMDGVCSLLKVLVHQVNPGMSEEEVAALVQAAQNFPLDASSSRPRNTPRSSESTHIPPKDTPEGINGSHGISHFA